The Ruania alba genome window below encodes:
- a CDS encoding cryptochrome/photolyase family protein, with protein MTAPTVLWLRHDLRLADNPALLAAVDAGAPVVVLYVLDDVTPGVRPLGGASRWWLHHSLTELGDRLARRGGRLVLRRGSGTHVVHEVVAQTGASTVVWNRRYSQGGRAADAGLKESLRAHGVHAESFHANLLFEPWTIQTGAGKPYQVFTPFWRACVNGPPPRDPLPAPKHVPAPADPVASDRLDDWELLPTRPDWAGGLRENWTPGERDARRRLEEFATDTLAAYGLRDEPAREVTSRLSPSLAFGEISPFQIWHRMHEALSTAAHQQRGKFLSEVGWREFHHHVAFHAEDLATVNVRRRFDDFGWETPGDEELDRWRYGRTGIPLVDAGMRELWHTGYMHNRVRMVAASFLVKNLLVDWRVGEQWFWDTLVDADEANNPGNWQWVAGSGADAAPYFRIFNPRAQADRFDRDGEYVRRWVPEVGTGDYPEPMVDLAQSRRDALEAYEQIRR; from the coding sequence GTGACCGCCCCCACCGTGCTCTGGCTGCGCCACGACCTGCGCCTCGCCGACAACCCAGCTTTGCTCGCCGCCGTCGACGCCGGCGCCCCGGTGGTGGTGCTGTATGTCCTGGACGACGTGACGCCCGGGGTGCGTCCGCTCGGTGGCGCCTCCCGCTGGTGGTTGCACCACAGCCTCACCGAGCTCGGTGACCGGTTGGCACGGCGAGGCGGAAGACTGGTGCTACGGCGGGGCAGCGGAACCCACGTGGTGCACGAGGTGGTGGCACAGACCGGGGCGAGCACCGTCGTCTGGAATCGGCGTTACAGCCAGGGTGGGCGCGCCGCGGACGCCGGGCTGAAGGAGAGCTTGCGTGCCCACGGGGTGCACGCGGAGAGCTTCCACGCGAACCTGCTGTTCGAACCCTGGACCATCCAGACCGGAGCGGGGAAGCCGTACCAGGTGTTCACGCCTTTCTGGCGGGCGTGCGTGAACGGGCCGCCACCACGGGACCCGCTGCCCGCACCCAAGCATGTGCCTGCACCGGCCGATCCGGTGGCCTCGGACCGCCTGGACGACTGGGAACTGCTGCCCACGCGACCGGACTGGGCCGGCGGCCTGCGCGAGAACTGGACCCCTGGGGAGAGGGATGCTCGCCGACGCCTGGAGGAGTTCGCGACGGACACCCTGGCCGCGTACGGGCTGCGGGACGAACCGGCACGCGAGGTCACCTCCAGGCTCTCCCCGTCACTGGCGTTCGGGGAGATCAGCCCGTTCCAGATCTGGCACCGAATGCACGAGGCCTTGTCGACGGCGGCACACCAGCAACGAGGCAAGTTCCTCAGCGAGGTGGGCTGGCGGGAGTTCCACCACCACGTGGCCTTCCACGCGGAGGATCTCGCAACCGTGAACGTGCGGCGCCGGTTCGACGACTTCGGCTGGGAGACACCGGGGGACGAGGAGCTGGACCGGTGGCGCTACGGACGCACCGGGATCCCCCTGGTGGACGCGGGGATGCGAGAGCTGTGGCACACCGGGTACATGCACAATCGAGTGCGGATGGTGGCCGCCTCGTTCCTGGTGAAGAACCTGCTGGTGGACTGGCGCGTCGGCGAACAGTGGTTCTGGGACACGCTCGTGGACGCCGACGAGGCGAACAACCCCGGAAACTGGCAGTGGGTGGCGGGCTCGGGCGCCGACGCCGCGCCCTACTTCCGGATCTTCAACCCCCGCGCCCAGGCCGACCGGTTCGACCGCGACGGTGAGTACGTGCGCCGCTGGGTGCCCGAGGTCGGCACAGGCGACTACCCCGAACCCATGGTCGATCTGGCCCAGTCGCGCCGGGACGCGCTGGAGGCGTACGAGCAGATCCGACGGTAG
- a CDS encoding SRPBCC family protein: MPVVQAEVTVDVDPATAFAVSQTTGEVRLRWDPFIRRQQFLDGATAPAKGVRTLTVHRSRLRMVSEYVSYAPPRNVGMRMLGGPWFFSHLAGGWRFEAAGSGTRAVWKYSFSCRPRWLAPVAERIGTWVLGRDVRRRIDGFAAGCADPQVLDSL, from the coding sequence ATGCCCGTCGTGCAGGCCGAGGTGACCGTCGATGTCGACCCGGCGACAGCGTTTGCCGTGTCCCAGACCACGGGAGAGGTGCGCCTGCGCTGGGACCCGTTCATCCGCCGTCAACAGTTCCTCGACGGCGCCACGGCACCGGCGAAGGGAGTGCGCACGCTGACCGTGCACCGCAGCAGGCTGCGGATGGTGAGCGAGTACGTCTCCTACGCGCCGCCGCGCAACGTCGGGATGCGGATGCTGGGCGGGCCCTGGTTCTTCTCGCACCTGGCCGGTGGGTGGCGCTTCGAGGCGGCAGGCTCCGGCACCCGGGCGGTGTGGAAGTACTCCTTCTCCTGCCGGCCCCGCTGGCTCGCCCCGGTGGCCGAACGGATCGGCACCTGGGTGCTCGGACGGGACGTACGCCGTCGGATCGACGGATTCGCGGCGGGCTGTGCCGACCCACAGGTGCTGGACTCGCTCTGA
- a CDS encoding winged helix-turn-helix transcriptional regulator: protein MKVSTQVTSPNSVIAQVLDLGSGTFTQQCPTRTLLDHVTSKWGVLVLVALTSRTLRWGELRRAVDGVSEKMLAQTLRTLESDGLVLREARPTIPPRVDYSLTDPGRELAGHLVPLLRWVAAHADATSTDH, encoded by the coding sequence ATGAAGGTAAGTACCCAGGTCACGAGCCCAAATTCGGTCATCGCGCAGGTCCTCGATCTCGGATCGGGAACCTTCACCCAGCAGTGCCCGACCCGCACCCTTCTCGACCACGTCACGAGCAAGTGGGGCGTGCTCGTCCTCGTCGCCCTCACCAGCCGCACACTGCGCTGGGGTGAGCTGCGCCGCGCCGTCGACGGGGTGAGCGAGAAGATGCTCGCCCAGACCTTGCGCACCTTGGAGAGCGACGGCCTGGTGCTCCGCGAGGCTCGCCCGACCATCCCGCCCCGGGTGGACTACAGCCTGACCGACCCGGGCCGGGAGCTGGCCGGCCACCTTGTGCCGCTGTTGCGCTGGGTGGCTGCACATGCCGACGCGACGTCCACCGACCACTGA
- a CDS encoding DUF421 domain-containing protein gives MNDLLLITPTEALAVVLGTVGMYVAMVVLVKVLGQRMLATMSSYDLAAVVAFGAIIGRASLGEVPRLAAGVLALATLILLQAIAGMIRVTRSGHHAVAVPPVLLMAGATVIEENMKRCHVVQHELASRLRQAGVRHRNEVAAVIFEPSGAISVLRRGDGIEPELLEGVRGAEQIPPELLR, from the coding sequence ATGAACGACCTGTTGTTGATCACACCGACGGAGGCGCTCGCCGTCGTGCTCGGCACCGTCGGTATGTACGTCGCCATGGTGGTGCTCGTCAAGGTGCTCGGTCAGCGGATGCTCGCCACCATGTCGAGCTACGACCTCGCCGCCGTGGTCGCCTTCGGTGCGATCATCGGCCGGGCCAGCCTGGGTGAGGTGCCCCGGCTCGCAGCAGGTGTGCTCGCGCTCGCCACGCTGATCCTGCTCCAGGCGATCGCGGGCATGATCCGAGTGACCCGTTCCGGGCACCATGCGGTCGCGGTGCCTCCGGTGCTGCTGATGGCCGGCGCCACCGTGATCGAGGAGAACATGAAGCGATGCCACGTGGTCCAGCACGAGCTGGCATCGAGGCTCCGGCAGGCCGGGGTCCGGCACCGCAACGAGGTGGCAGCGGTGATCTTCGAACCATCCGGGGCGATCAGCGTGCTCCGCCGCGGTGACGGCATCGAGCCCGAGCTGCTCGAGGGGGTCCGCGGCGCCGAGCAGATCCCGCCCGAGCTGCTCCGTTAG
- a CDS encoding nitroreductase family deazaflavin-dependent oxidoreductase — protein MALHGDYEPSPSAWVREQVEDYEASGGREANTLMNRPEWPIVVITSQGAKTGKLRKNPVMRVESGGVYAAVASKGGAPEHPVWYDNFIAHPVVELQDGPEPRLYRARLAEGNERQEWWERSVAVYAPYADYQEKTDRLIPVFLLEPVEE, from the coding sequence ATGGCACTTCATGGCGACTACGAGCCCAGCCCGAGTGCGTGGGTACGCGAGCAGGTCGAGGACTACGAGGCCAGCGGCGGGCGCGAGGCGAACACCCTGATGAACCGGCCGGAGTGGCCCATCGTGGTGATCACCTCCCAGGGCGCGAAGACCGGCAAGCTGCGCAAGAACCCGGTGATGCGGGTGGAGTCCGGCGGTGTGTACGCGGCCGTCGCGTCCAAGGGTGGGGCACCGGAGCATCCGGTCTGGTACGACAACTTCATCGCCCACCCGGTGGTGGAGCTGCAGGACGGGCCCGAGCCGCGGCTGTACCGCGCACGCCTGGCCGAGGGCAATGAGCGACAGGAGTGGTGGGAGCGGTCGGTGGCCGTGTATGCCCCGTACGCCGACTACCAGGAGAAGACCGACCGACTGATCCCCGTGTTCCTGCTGGAACCGGTCGAGGAGTAG
- a CDS encoding SDR family oxidoreductase codes for MTIAVTGASGHLGRLTVLALLDRGVPAGEIVAMARRPESVTDLADRGVRTVVADYDDPTTLSTAFVGVETLLLVSGNAIGERARQHGNVIDAAVSAGVQRIVYTSAPHADTSALVLAPEHKATEELLAAAPVATTILRNNWYTENYTDAVARAGETGELVASAGTGKVASATRKDYAEAAAAVLSTDGHAGAIYELGGDVAWTHDDLAEAASAVVGREVTFRNLTPAEHEATLREAGLDEGTATFVVALDQNIKDGLLAEVTGDLTRLIGRPTTPLADGLRAALA; via the coding sequence ATGACCATTGCCGTCACCGGAGCCTCCGGCCACCTGGGCCGACTGACCGTGCTTGCCCTGCTCGACCGTGGGGTACCTGCGGGTGAGATCGTCGCCATGGCACGCCGCCCCGAGTCCGTCACCGATCTGGCCGATCGGGGGGTGCGCACCGTCGTCGCCGACTACGACGACCCGACCACCCTGAGCACCGCGTTCGTCGGCGTCGAGACGCTGCTGTTGGTCTCCGGGAACGCAATCGGTGAGCGGGCACGCCAGCACGGCAACGTCATCGACGCCGCCGTGAGCGCGGGCGTGCAGCGGATCGTCTACACCTCAGCACCGCACGCCGACACCTCCGCCCTGGTACTCGCCCCCGAGCACAAGGCTACCGAGGAGCTGCTGGCAGCCGCCCCGGTCGCCACCACGATCCTGCGCAACAACTGGTACACGGAGAACTACACCGATGCCGTCGCTCGCGCAGGTGAGACCGGCGAACTCGTGGCCTCGGCAGGAACCGGCAAGGTGGCGAGCGCGACCCGGAAGGACTACGCCGAGGCTGCTGCGGCCGTGCTCAGCACGGACGGGCACGCGGGCGCGATCTATGAACTCGGTGGCGACGTGGCGTGGACGCACGACGACCTCGCAGAGGCAGCGTCCGCCGTCGTGGGGCGCGAGGTGACGTTCCGGAACCTGACGCCGGCCGAGCACGAGGCGACCCTGCGCGAGGCCGGGCTGGACGAGGGGACGGCCACGTTCGTCGTCGCACTGGACCAGAACATCAAGGACGGGCTCCTTGCCGAGGTGACCGGCGACCTGACCCGGCTGATCGGGCGGCCGACGACGCCGCTCGCGGACGGGCTGCGTGCGGCACTGGCATAA
- a CDS encoding amidohydrolase, whose protein sequence is MSEPPLLLRRVRRPGSDDLLDVLITDGRVARIAPTGTVDPSSSSPVEPIDADGAVLLPGLWDHHVHFRQWALRRERLDLSQATDARAVLDLVRAQPRLDEPLVGYGFRDATWPEPPTQEALDAVAGDRPVVLIAWDLHCAWLSTAAARWLGVHPDPDGVVREAEWFTTSRRLDEAGQGEQSDVGALRRAADAAAARGVVGIMDVEMADNIATWPERIDHGVDALRVRAGFYPDRLDAVIDAGLRSGDALNAAGLATVGPLKVIADGSLNTRTACCRDPYSGLVAGHDGEHGDVGHLEYDVDTLTDLVTRARDAGLSTAVHAIGDAAVTAALDAYAASAAPAPALTSTIEHAQLVHPDDLPRFAALGITASMQPEHAMDDRDIAEEYWPGRTQWAFPARSLLDAGASITLGSDAPVAPLDPWAAIGAAVTRTRDGREPWHPEQRITLAEALTASTATRGTVHEGDVADLVLVAQDPLRCDPSALRTMEVLGTLLGGRWTHRTW, encoded by the coding sequence GTGAGTGAACCGCCCCTGCTGCTGCGGCGCGTGCGCCGCCCGGGCAGCGACGATCTGCTGGACGTACTGATCACCGATGGGCGGGTCGCGCGGATCGCACCCACCGGCACCGTTGATCCCTCCAGCTCCAGCCCCGTCGAGCCGATCGACGCCGACGGCGCCGTGCTGCTGCCCGGCCTGTGGGACCACCACGTGCACTTCCGGCAGTGGGCGCTGCGGCGGGAGCGCCTCGACCTCAGCCAAGCCACCGATGCCCGCGCCGTGCTGGATCTGGTCCGTGCCCAACCGCGCCTCGACGAACCGCTCGTCGGGTACGGCTTCCGGGACGCCACCTGGCCCGAACCGCCCACCCAGGAGGCCCTCGACGCCGTGGCTGGTGACCGCCCGGTGGTGCTCATCGCGTGGGATCTGCACTGCGCTTGGCTGTCCACCGCCGCCGCCCGGTGGCTCGGCGTGCATCCGGACCCGGACGGCGTGGTGCGCGAGGCCGAGTGGTTCACCACCTCCCGGCGGCTCGACGAGGCAGGCCAAGGCGAGCAGAGCGACGTCGGTGCGCTGCGCCGGGCCGCCGACGCTGCCGCAGCGCGCGGCGTCGTCGGCATCATGGACGTGGAGATGGCCGACAACATCGCCACCTGGCCGGAGCGCATCGACCATGGCGTGGACGCCCTCCGGGTCCGGGCCGGCTTCTACCCGGACCGGCTGGATGCCGTGATCGATGCCGGTCTGCGTTCCGGCGACGCCCTCAATGCGGCCGGCCTGGCGACGGTCGGACCGCTGAAGGTGATCGCGGACGGCTCCCTCAACACCCGGACGGCGTGCTGCCGCGACCCGTACAGCGGCCTGGTGGCCGGGCACGACGGTGAACACGGGGATGTCGGGCACCTGGAGTACGACGTCGACACGCTCACCGACCTGGTCACCCGCGCCCGGGACGCGGGCCTGAGCACCGCCGTCCATGCTATCGGTGACGCGGCCGTGACCGCCGCCCTGGACGCCTACGCGGCTAGCGCTGCCCCAGCGCCGGCACTGACCAGCACCATCGAGCACGCCCAGCTCGTGCACCCCGACGATCTGCCCAGGTTCGCCGCACTCGGTATCACCGCCAGCATGCAGCCCGAGCATGCGATGGACGACCGGGACATCGCCGAGGAGTACTGGCCCGGCCGCACGCAGTGGGCGTTCCCGGCCCGGAGCCTGCTCGATGCCGGGGCATCGATCACCCTCGGCTCCGACGCCCCGGTCGCACCGCTGGACCCCTGGGCAGCGATCGGCGCGGCCGTCACCCGCACTCGCGACGGCCGCGAGCCCTGGCACCCCGAACAGCGGATCACCCTCGCCGAGGCGCTGACCGCGAGCACCGCGACCCGCGGGACCGTGCATGAAGGGGACGTCGCCGACCTGGTGCTCGTGGCACAGGACCCGTTGCGCTGCGATCCGTCCGCCTTGCGAACCATGGAAGTTCTCGGCACCTTGCTCGGCGGCCGCTGGACGCACCGGACCTGGTGA